The Astatotilapia calliptera chromosome 17, fAstCal1.2, whole genome shotgun sequence genome has a segment encoding these proteins:
- the tmem229a gene encoding transmembrane protein 229A, with product MVRRKTKTLSKCTQKTVSSGEHVNAASRTLAGDAFSRSSLTARLQHNIKENNAQEGDSWSSPHRVIMAGRWRDGARVCSGEQDGGLKPARKLRQQQEPGSDTGDATEPPRGLPRWMRLYFYGMHGVTLDVLLSSLQGLLHSRDPKLMGFSSPYLCIMHSLTHFALEKIYSQKRCFLGRPVVFHLVFYPSIYIGLQILIGNINTLAEQVRVVSGTQLVVHYILALYFSQVFHRELSHLQYRPSFSADLQLEGRPPHGLPGFARFLFFGMHGFLDEVLFTSLFNLVEKSDRTLSGHTSLWSFLMYGSCSFVVEKLYLYLHFSLGWGSWRRLPIYICFIYTWEFSWGLVLRQFNACSWDYSHYPHNFMGLITLLYLPGWICLSLYQDVLSNVLLRIKCTKDVHDLSEENGDVNGQLEPNKKQL from the coding sequence ATGGTACGTAGGAAAACTAAAACCCTGTCAAAGTGTACTCAGAAAACTGTTTCTTCTGGGGAGCACGTGAACGCAGCATCCCGTACTCTTGCAGGAGATGCTTTTAGTCGCAGCTCGCTCACTGCGCGTCTGCAGCAcaacataaaagaaaacaatgcacAGGAAGGGGACAGCTGGAGCTCTCCGCACAGAGTGATCATGGCCGGTCGGTGGCGCGACGGTGCTCGCGTGTGTTCGGGAGAGCAGGACGGTGGCCTCAAACCGGCACGAAAGCTCCGCCAGCAGCAAGAACCGGGCTCAGACACCGGGGACGCGACGGAGCCGCCGCGAGGACTGCCGCGATGGATGCGGCTTTACTTCTACGGGATGCACGGCGTGACTCTGGATGTCCTGCTGTCATCCTTACAGGGGCTTTTGCACTCACGGGACCCTAAGCTGATGGGCTTTTCCTCTCCGTATCTTTGCATCATGCATTCGCTGACCCATTTTGCGCTGGAAAAGATCTACTCACAGAAGAGGTGCTTCCTAGGTCGGCCTGTGGTGTTTCATCTTGTTTTCTACCCGTCCATCTACATCGGGCTGCAGATTCTGATCGGGAACATTAACACTTTGGCCGAGCAAGTGAGGGTGGTTTCTGGGACTCAGCTGGTAGTGCATTACATCCTGGCTCTCTACTTCTCTCAGGTGTTTCACAGAGAGCTGTCACATCTACAGTATCGCCCATCATTCTCCGCTGACCTCCAGCTGGAAGGCAGACCCCCGCACGGTCTTCCCGGCTTTGCGCGCTTCTTATTCTTCGGGATGCACGGCTTTCTGGACGAGGTCCTTTTCACCTCTCTGTTCAACCTGGTGGAGAAGTCTGACAGGACCCTCAGCGGTCACACGTCCCTGTGGTCTTTCCTGATGTACGGAAGCTGCAGCTTCGTGGTGGAGAAGCTCTACCTTTACCTGCACTTCAGCCTGGGCTGGGGGTCCTGGCGACGACTCCCCATCTACATCTGCTTCATCTACACGTGGGAATTCTCGTGGGGTCTGGTCCTGAGGCAGTTTAACGCTTGCTCGTGGGATTACTCCCACTATCCTCACAACTTCATGGGACTTATCACCCTGCTCTACCTGCCCGGGTGGATCTGCTTGAGTCTCTATCAGGACGTGCTGTCCAATGTCCTGCTGAGAATCAAGTGCACCAAAGATGTGCATGATTTAAGTGAAGAGAATGGAGACGTCAATGGACAACTGGAGCCAAACAAAAAGCAACTTTAA